The Sylvia atricapilla isolate bSylAtr1 chromosome 14, bSylAtr1.pri, whole genome shotgun sequence genome includes the window GTTTACTTCACTCGCCACTCCACCCTGGTGGGCACCCCGCACTCCCTGCTCTGGAAAATGTTCACCCCAAAGAGAGACACGGCCAACGATCTGGCCAAGGACTCAAGGGAAGGTTCTTCATCGACAGAGACGGTTTCCTTTTCCGCTACATTCTGGACTATCTCAGGGACAAGCAGGTGGTTTCTGCCCGACCACTTCCCGGAGAaggggaggctcaggagggaggCTGAGTACTTCCAGCTCCCGGACTGGTCAAGCTCCTGACTCCCGACGACAGCAAGCAAAGCCCTGACGATTATTGCCACAGTGACTACGAGGAGGTGTCCCAGGGCAGCGACACCAGAATCTGTCCCCCTCGTCGCTGCTGCCGCCGGACCGCAAGTGGGGATTCATCACCATCGGCTACCGAGGCTCCTGCACTATCGGCAGGGAGAGCCAGGCAGACGCCAAATTCAGGAGGGTCCCGAGGATTTTGGTTTGTGGGAGGATTTCTTTGGTCAAGAGGTTTTTTGGAGAAAGTTTGAATGAAGCAGAGACCCGGACAGGGCTCCGGAAAGGTACACCTCCAGGTTTATCTCAAGTTCAAGCACCTGGAGAGGGCTTTTGACATGTTGTCCGAGTGTGGATTCCACATGGTGGCCTGTAACTCCTCGGTGACGGCTTCCTTCGTCAACCAGTACACGGACGACAAGGTGTGGTCCAGCTACACGGAATACGTCTTCTACCGTAAGTAGcctcggcggcggcggcgcggcggggctgCGGCCGCTCCCTGCCCGGCCGGGCTCCGCACCTCGGCCCGCACACCCGGCcgcactgtcccctccccggcagcccgggcggagcggggccgggcctgCCTAGGTGGCAGCACAGACTGCCGAAAGCGCCGTGCCCGTGCCCGCAGGACGCGGTGCCGCTGTCGGGCAGCGGCCGGGTTCGGGCGCGTTTCCCGGGACACCGAACCGAGCGTGCGAGCGCTGCGGGGTTCCTGACAGAAAACCTTCCACCGGGCTTCGCTTTGCAAAGGTGATCGCTAGCGGCTCGGTGATCACCGCGGCGGGCAGCCCGGCCATCCGTCAGCAGCGCTGACACGGCTCCGCGCGGGGACGGGAGAACGCGGGGCCATCCCTCTGCCAGCGGGGCGctcccagaggcagctgcagcgCCCTGGAATGAGGCTCGGAGCACACAGGGCAGGGCCCCGTTACACAACACGGCCCCGGAGAAGCGAGTGTCCTCTCCCGGGGCGCTGTGTGCCCTGCCTCCCGCAGCCACAGCGGAGCCGCCGCTGCGCTGAGCCGCCCCAGCGCTCACCAGCCCGGGAGCCGATCCCCGGTACGGGCTGGTTACCCGTGGGGACGCCGGGCTGGGCCGGGTCCTGCCGCTCTGTGCCAGCAAATCATTCCACGGCTGCCGGGCTGAGACATCCGCGGGGTTCGGGAGGCTGTTCGCCTCCATCTTCATCtgaggagggggaaggatgGAACAGTTACCCCGTCCAGCAGTGTAACCAGGGGCTGCTTTGGCCAGTGGCCTtgggagagggacagagggacagagggacagagacagAAGGACAGAGGGATAGAGGGAtagagggacagagggacagaagtatggagggacagagggacagagggacagagggatagaaggatggagggacagagggacagagggacagagggacagagggacagagggacagagggatagagggatggagggataacgcagagctgctgccctgggtgtGGTGCTCACAGTGAGCAGGCTCCTGGCGTGGGGAGCTGACAAAAGTTTCCGATGGAAGCTGCGTCAGGAAGGGAACAGTTCGGGTGTAATTCCGTGGATTCAGCACCATTTACTCTTGTGTGGGGCTCAACAGGCAGCCCTAATCTGCTTATGCAATGAAGCTTAAGTTAGCATCCTGAAAAGCCATCTGGGTTTTTGACATCTGTAGATTTActtaaaattagttttctaGCTGGATTTCTTAGCAAAATAGTTCTAAGGTCATGGATCCGCTTATATTCCAACAGGGATAGATTATTTGTGTTATTAAGAAGCTTCTGCTTGAAATTACAGTGTCTTGTACAAGTTCTAGGAGGAGAATTAATGTAGGTAAAGAACTGGATTAGAACAAATTGTGCTGGCATTTATATTTAAAGTAAggaaaaattgtgttttataGGCACAATGGCCTCTGCTAATTGAAGAGAGGATGAACGTAGGTTTTCCCTGAATTAGCAAACACAGACTCCTGAATTTTATATATCTCAAATTTTACCTTCAAGGATTGCTCACTGCTCCCACCTCACtacagccagggcagggaccaAGAGGAGAGGTACCATAGAAATTCTGGAGAATCAAAGTCCATAGCAGGTGTCACAAAATCTTCTCTCGCCTGTTAAATCCAACTGAAGTTCCTGGAATGATTTCTATCCAGTTCAGCTTTGGATTTGGCTCTGATCAGTTTTGTGGGGTGTTGACACTGTTTCAGTTTCAGAGGTGGATTTTTCAGAGACAGTGGTGCCAGGTGAGCCTTTCTTGTCCCAGCCTGCTGGTTCAGttcacctgctgctgctccatggagctctggctgcagatCTGCCCTGGCCCCACCctcagggctgcctgcagctgaggCACCTGCCAGCAGGCTCCAGAATTCACCGGGACCAAAAGAATTCCCTCTTCAAGTCTCCTGAATAATTTCATTCTACTTGTCCCAGAGCCGTTTCAGCTGAAACTTTGAGGAGCAATAAAATGGACATCTGGCTTTGCAGTGGAAGATGGcatctcctctgcagctgctcagccagaattatttatttaggGGCTGCCAACTGTGGCTATGTAAGCATTAATCCATCaagctgctgtgagcaggtTAATGGGCTGAAGCTGGGAGGTgtctggcacagctggggaggcagaggcagggtggcctttgcagggctgctcaggagctCCTGGGAAAGGCCTCTTAGGGGAAATCTTCCGAGCTGGAGAAGGGTTATTAGTTCCAAAGAAGGGAGAATACAGGGAAGGATGGTGTTTCAATACACCAAGTACATTCTATGCTCCAAATACCACTGGGAAGGTAAATGCCTGTGCTTGGCACGAAgataaagaacattttccatGTGCAAATGCATCTGCCAGTGGCTGAGATGGGCTGGAGGGGGTGTGAGCTGAGCAGCTCTCACCGGGTACGGCGTGTGCTGCCGAAGCACTGCACCATCAGTTCT containing:
- the KCTD16 gene encoding LOW QUALITY PROTEIN: BTB/POZ domain-containing protein KCTD16 (The sequence of the model RefSeq protein was modified relative to this genomic sequence to represent the inferred CDS: inserted 5 bases in 5 codons; deleted 1 base in 1 codon), which codes for MALSGNCRTYLPGRSRARGLHSFPEVVELNVGGQVYFTRHSTLVGTPHSLLWKMFTPKRDTANDLAKDXKGRFFIDRDGFLFRYILDYLRDKQVVLPDHFPEKGRLRREAEYFQLPDXVKLLTPDDSKQSPDDYCHSDYEEVSQGSDTRICPPXSLLPPDRKWGFITIGYRGSCTIGRESQADAKFRRVPRILVCGRISLVKRFFGESLNEXRDPDRAPERYTSRXYLKFKHLERAFDMLSECGFHMVACNSSVTASFVNQYTDDKVWSSYTEYVFYREPSRWSSSHCDCCCKNGKGDKEGESGTSCNELSTSSCDSQSEASSPQETVICGPVTRQPNIQTLDRPAKKGPVQLLQQSEIRRKSDLLRTLTSGSRESNSSKKKAVKEKLSIEEELEKCIQDFLKIKIPDRFPERKHAWQSELLRKYHL